The Podospora pseudocomata strain CBS 415.72m chromosome 1 map unlocalized CBS415.72m_1, whole genome shotgun sequence genome has a segment encoding these proteins:
- the ERG26 gene encoding erg26, C-3 sterol dehydrogenase (EggNog:ENOG503NWMM; COG:E; COG:I), which yields MASEKKPSLGSAMVIGGCGFLGHHVVRLLLRDYTTTSISVIDLRCTRNRRPESDGVKYYEADITDADKLISVFSEARPDVVIHTASPPAQSNDSVSHALFKKVNVDGTAAVIKACQTTGVKALVYTSSASVMSDNKSDLINADERWPTVRGENQTEYYSETKAAAEELVLLANRASPAPSLLTCAIRPSGIMGEGDTMVLYHMINIYRQGRTGVQVGDNNNLFDFTYVENVAHGHLLAARALLLTSSSSTVPLDHERVDGEAFLVTNDSPVYFWDFCRAIWAAAGSPMGTDHVRVLPRGVGMVLGFLSECFFAMIGKPPTFNRQRIVYSCMTRYYDISKAKKRLGYRPLVSLDEGVRRSVKWTLEQEKVNAERK from the exons ATGGCGTCCGAAAAGAAGCCATCCCTCGGCTCTGCCATGGTAATCGGCGGCTGCGGCTTCCTCGGCCACCACGtcgtccgcctcctcctgcgcgactacaccaccacctccatctcggTCATCGACCTCCGGTGCACGCGCAACCGCCGCCCCGAATCCGACGGCGTCAAGTACTATGAAGCCGACATCACCGACGCCGACAAGCTCATCTCCGTCTTCTCAGAAGCCCGTCCCGACGTGGTCATCCACACTGcctcccccccagcccaaTCCAACGACAGCGTCTCCCACGCTCTCTTCAAAAAGGTCAACGTCGAtggcaccgccgccgtcatcaagGCCTGCCAAACCACCGGCGTCAAGGCCCTGGTgtacacctcctccgcctcggtCATGTCAGACAACAAGTCCGACTTGATCAACGCAGACGAAAGATGGCCCACCGTCCGTGGTGAGAACCAGACAGAGTACTACTCCGAGACCAAG GCTGCAGCAGAAgagctcgtcctcctcgcgaACCgcgcctcccccgccccctccctcctcacctgcGCCATTCGCCCTTCGGGCATCATGGGCGAAGGCGACACAATGGTCCTCTACCACATGATCAACATCTACCGCCAAGGCCGCACCGGCGTCCAAGTCggcgacaacaacaacctcttcgACTTCACCTACGTCGAAAACGTCGCCCACGgccacctcctcgccgcccgcgccctcctcctcacttcctcctcctccaccgtccccctcGACCACGAGCGCGTCGACGGCGAAgccttcctcgtcaccaacGACTCCCCGGTCTACTTTTGGGACTTTTGCCGGGCCATCTGGGCCGCCGCGGGATCGCCCATGGGGACGGACCACGTAAGGGTTCTGCCGAGGGGTGTGGGAATGGTGTTGGGCTTCTTGAGCGAGTGCTTTTTTGCCATGATTGGGAAACCGCCTACGTTTAACAGGCAGAGGATTGTGTATAGCTGCATGACGAGGTATTACGACATTAgcaaggcgaagaagaggttggggtACAGGCcgttggtgagcttggatgagggggtgaggaggagtgTCAAGTGGACgttggagcaggagaaggtgaaTGCTGAGAGGAAGTAA
- the rga1 gene encoding Rho-type GTPase activating protein Rga1 (BUSCO:EOG09260CKC; EggNog:ENOG503NUWC; COG:T; COG:Z): MAGYDYGGAGGGAPGSLGLGGGDWSHGDPRGNPHGHPHSGRAPNSPAAQGGNGEADLELRQSGERNRSRPRQARTASGQVRVCKKCGEPLTGQFVRALDGTFHLDCFKCRDCGQIVASKFFPAEDENGEGQYPLCETDYFRRLGLLCHQCGGALRGSYITALDRKYHVDHFTCSLCPTVFGAQDSYYEHDGQVYCHYHYSTQFAQRCSGCQTSILKQFVEIFRNGQNQHWHPECYMIHKFWNVRLNSPQEAPVITQDDTAGREHVRGEEERMEEKVYRIWSVLSTFEESSAACISDMLLHVSNGAYVDGVMVAKKFIFHVDILFRSADRLDATMSSDADPKSGLAYGREAKLLCKKIVAFFSLLSKTQDRVTRKPGVTQELLTLVTGLAHYLKLLIRICLQGALRIEKERNSPDGLYNFLDDLSDLEALKVDDHSTTTLQLTSGMSRLSAHDSDQCILCHKPIEDECAKSGDKRWHLACVNCSHCGKELGRKLQETRLKPYDTKVFCSTCDPHIPAHLSPFEHITKLQQYVFLLQVALARLLEILRVNGALDNGDDPNGGDLDSAEGRSRQQGGDYPRHHRESSYESALNDVRRLKSTRMDKHLSSSFRKARTSRILDGPESSSVRPGSAGGTGEGGQSRGFHIVDERGPIDEEDMTLPNQDALTLDDIPRIVAAEQAAREQRSYQPNQNRQELFRSPATEPRLGAGGANNMHQRSLSDGKGVGSRGLPDQGTMRGTRRYFSELSGLEYFIVRHLAVMTMHPMVENEFTLEELLGFIENKKAPTFWKNIGKAFKNDKQKAVKKKGVFGVPLEVIIERDGCESTDGVGPGTLKIPSIIDDIISAMKQMDLSVEGVFRKSGNLKKLGEVAEALDREEDVDFSSTHVVQLAALLKRYLRELPDPLMTQKLYRLWLTAAKIPDPEKRKHCLHLACCLLPKANRDCLEVLFCFLKWVGSFHQVDDESGSKMDIRNLATVIAPNVLLDANKAASLDSDPMFAIQAVEVIIASIEEMCLVPDDLADLLQDQSLFNNSAELTTKEILKRFGDRAANGPIRQYSDVGELMGRHDNNPSRPPPRRIETDPASWQQESSVRPMQELTIPAFAAAATPPVQGTPPPHKRGPYDPPQQSPYRGPEAGNQGHLTPSQPPQQQPQHNQPQPGPPGQGNRGEWRNSGWGRQNNGLTTGTA; the protein is encoded by the exons ATGGCAGGATACGACtatggtggtgctggcggcggAGCTCCTGGTAGCCTGGGCCTAGGAGGCGGCGATTGGTCACACGGTGATCCTCGTGGGAACCCTCACGGCCATCCTCACAGTGGCAGAGCCCCAAACTCACCAGCAGCTCAGGGCGGCAACGGAGAAGCAGACTTGGAGTTGAGACAAAGCGGCGAGCGCAACAGATCGCGGCCACGGCAGGCTAGGACAGCCAGTGGCCAGGTGCGTGTCTGCAAGAAGTGTGGAGAGCCTTTGACAGGTCAATTCGTTCGCGCTCTGGATGGCACATTCCATTTGGACTGCTTCAAGTGCCGG GATTGCGGACAAATCGTAGCTTCCAAATTCTTCCCAGCAGAGGACGAGAACGGCGAGGGACAATACCCCCTTTGCGAAACGGATTACTTCCGACGATTAGGCCTGCTGTGCCATCAATGCGGTGGAGCATTACGAGGTTCCTACATAACTGCGCTCGATCGCAAATACCACGTCGATCACTTCACCTGCTCCCTTTGCCCAACAGTATTCGGTGCTCAAGACAGCTATTATGAGCATGATGGCCAGGTTTATTGCCATTACCATTACTCGACCCAGTTCGCCCAACGATGCAGCGGCTGTCAAACCTCGATTTTGAAACAATTCGTTGAAATATTCCGAAACGGACAAAACCAGCACTGGCATCCTGAATGCTACATGATCCACAAGTTTTGGAACGTCCGCCTCAATTCACCACAAGAAGCGCCTGTCATCACCCAAGATGACACTGCGGGCCGCGAGCACGTCCGCGGCGAAGAGGAACgcatggaggagaaggtaTACCGGATCTGGAGCGTGCTGTCGACCTTCGAAGAGTCTTCGGCTGCTTGTATATCAGACATGCTCCTGCATGTGAGCAATGGCGCCTATGTGGATGGTGTCATGGTGGCGAAGAAGTTCATCTTCCATGTCGACATCCTTTTCCGTTCTGCAGACCGGCTCGACGCCACTATGTCCAGCGACGCGGACCCCAAAT CTGGTTTGGCATACGGGCGTGAGGCCAAATTGCTTTGCAAAAAGATCGTGGCGTTTTTCTCGCTGCTGTCCAAGACCCAAGACCGTGTTACACGCAAGCCTGGTGTCACGCAAGAGCTGTTGACGCTTGTCACCGGTCTTGCCCACTATTTGAAGCTACTTATCAGAATCTGTCTGCAAGGCGCTCTTCGGATCGAAAAAGAAAGGAACTCACCAGATGGCCTTTACAATTTCCTGGATGATCTGAGCGATCTCGAAGCGCTCAAAGTGGACGACCATTCTACAACCACACTCCAGTTGACTTCGGGCATGTCCAGATTATCAGCACATGACTCGGACCAGTGCATCCTCTGCCATAAGCCCATCGAAGACGAATGTGCAAAGAGTGGAGATAAACGGTGGCACCTGGCCTGCGTCAACTGCTCGCATTGCGGCAAAGAGCTTGGTCGCAAGCTTCAAGAGACCCGGTTGAAACCCTACGACACCAAGGTATTTTGCAGTACTTGCGACCCTCATATTCCTGCACACCTATCGCCGTTTGAACACATTACCAAGCTTCAACAATACGTCTTCCTGCTCCAGGTTGCCCTGGCTAGACTGCTGGAGATTCTTCGAGTGAACGGCGCTCTTGACAATGGTGACGATCCAAACGGAGGCGATCTTGACTCTGCTGAGGGTAGGTCCAGGCAGCAAGGGGGCGATTATCCACGGCATCATCGAGAGTCGTCCTACGAGAGCGCTCTCAATGATGTCCGAAGACTAAAGAGCACCCGTATGGACAAGCACTTATCGTCCAGCTTTAGAAAGGCAAGGACATCAAGGATTCTGGATGGACCTGAGAGCAGCAGCGTGCGGCCAGGGTCGGCTGGTGGCACAGGCGAGGGGGGTCAGAGTAGGGGATTCCATATTGTCGACGAGCGCGGGCCTATCGATGAAGAGGACATGACATTGCCCAATCAGGACGCCTTGACACTCGACGATATCCCAAGGATTGTTGCGGCTGAGCAAGCGGCAAGGGAACAAAGGTCCTATCAGCCAAACCAGAACCGCCAGGAGCTTTTCCGGTCTCCGGCCACGGAACCACGActgggtgctggtggtgctaATAACATGCACCAGCGAAGTCTGTCAGATGGCAAAGGAGTCGGTTCACGCGGTCTCCCAGACCAGGGCACCATGCGAGGCACACGACGGTATTTCTCGGAGTTATCAGGACTGGAGTACTTTATCGTCAGACACTTGGCTGTCATGACGATGCATCCTATGGTTGAGAATGAGTTTACGCTGGAGGAGCTCCTGGGGTTCATTGAGAACAAGAAGGCTCCTACTTTCTGGAAGAACATTGGCAAGGCGTTCAAAAATGACAAGCAAAAggccgtcaagaagaagggggtgtttGGCGTCCCATTGGAAGTCATCATTGAGCGGGACGGTTGCGAGTCGACCGATGGTGTCGGACCTGGTACTTTGAAGATCCCTTCCATTatcgacgacatcatctcGGCAATGAAGCAAATGGACCTCTCGGTTGAAGGTGTCTTCCGAAAGAGTGGCAACCTCAAGAAGTTGGGAGAGGTGGCCGAAGCGCTGGACAgggaagaggatgttgaTTTTAGCTCGACGCATGTTGTTCAGCTGGCCGCCCTCTTGAAGCGATACCTGCGAGAACTCCCAGATCCTTTGATGACGCAAAAACTCTACCGTCTTTGGTTAACAGCGGCCAAGATCCCAGATccagagaagaggaagcactGCCTGCACTTGGCATGCTGCTTGCTTCCAAAAGCGAACCGCGACTGCTTGGaagttttgttttgtttcttgaaATGGGTGGGATCTTTCCACCAGGTGGACGATGAATCCGGATCCAAGATGGACATCAGGAATCTGGCCACCGTCATTGCCCCCAACGTTTTGTTGGATGCCAACAAGGCTGCAAGCCTTGACAGCGACCCCATGTTTGCCATTCAGGCCGTGGAGGTTATAATTGCTAGTATTGAGGAGATGTGTCTG GTCCCTGATGACCTGGCCGATCTCCTGCAAGATCAATCATTATTCAACAACAGTGCCGAATTGACAACCAAGGAAATTTTGAAGCGTTTCGGCGACCGTGCAGCCAACGGCCCAATCCGACAGTATAGTGACGTAGGAGAGCTGATGGGCCGCcacgacaacaaccccagccgcccaccgccgaggaggatagAAACCGACCCGGCATCATGGCAGCAGGAAAGCAGCGTGCGACCAATGCAGGAGCTAACGATACCAGCCTTtgcggcagcggcaacacCACCTGTTCAGGGcacgccaccaccacacaaaCGTGGACCGTATGATCCACCCCAACAGTCACCATACAGAGGACCGGAGGCCGGGAACCAAGGGCATTTGACACCATCACAGCcgccacaacaacagccgcagCACAACCAGCCTCAGCCAGGACCACCAGGACAGGGAAACAGAGGGGAGTGGAGGAACTCGGGGTGGGGGAGACAAAATAACGGGTTGACTACCGGGACTGCGTAG
- a CDS encoding uncharacterized protein (BUSCO:EOG09261YRA; EggNog:ENOG503NX1B; COG:S) translates to MSTNGIRSSDRRYSSEEDHHPTTTNEHTRLLPNRVDSTTYTPHNSSNGPYLSPDDPAVSPYNLFTVRLVRYATVALTILTFIWWVLMVVSVFVTPPGLHVRGSPFFSFSYATIALVTLTISLIFFAVPSKSQRVLSLVLAGLLLVDTIVIVAVTRTRHEEIWVGIGSVVWATLMVGWVVIADRTVQWGKAEEEERLTGRPEHRRTLLEWTEVLLSSVALSVITAVVVLMTCTLILRAVDSGLRPPGERYWVDEDKYQIHLYCYGNKTDASGAKSTTVLIEGGEDPVERGLWQLAENAVKNGSIERFCFADRPGMAWSDTAPSPLSASMASDVLGETLSRAGEEGPWVLVSAGIGSIYSRVFSSRHGEDVRGLLMIDPLHEDLLSRVGDPGRGFLLWLRGVISPCGIDRILGALLRGRRSVDRVWGRASYQSGTTIFAKLQESLVADSLTKRDVASSRAIQDKETPLVIISSGEQIRRDGEWEAKQRDLSHLTRKLEDWNIVDKAPHRVWDTLEGRDVIERRLKKLVKA, encoded by the exons aTGTCCACAAACGGCATCCGGTCCTCGGACCGGCGCTACTCCTCCGAAgaggaccaccaccccaccacaacaaacgAACAcactcgcctcctccccaaccgcgTCGACAGCACAACCTACACCCCCCACAACTCCTCCAACGGCCCTTACCTCTCCCCCGACGACCCAGCCGTGTCCCCCTACAACCTCTTCACCGTCCGCCTGGTCCGCTACGCCACCGTCGCGCTCACCATCCTGACATTCATctggtgggtgttgatggtcgTCTCCGTCTTCGTCACACCGCCCGGTCTTCACGTTCGCGGATCACCCTTCTTCAGCTTTAGTTACGCTACTATTGCGCTAGTTACGCTTACCATCTCGTTGATCTTCTTTGCGGTGCCGAGTAAGAGCCAACGAGTTCTGAGTCTGGTTCTTGCGgggctgttgctggttgACACGATTGTTATCGTTGCGGTCACGAGGACGAGACATGAGGAGATTTGGGTTGGGATAGGGAGTGTCGTTTGGGCTACGCTcatggtggggtgggtggtcaTTGCGGACAGGACGGTTCAGTGGGGtaaggcggaggaggaggaaaggttGACTGGGCGGCCGGAGCACAGGAGGACGTTGCTGGAGTGGACAGAGGTGCTGCTGTCGAGTGTGGCGCTTTCGGTGATtactgcggtggtggtgctcatGACTTGTaccttgatcttgagggCGGTTGATTCTGGGCTGCGACCGCCGGGTGAGAGGTACTGGGTGGATGAGGACAAATACCAGATTCATCTGTACTGCTACGGGAACAAGACTGATGCCAGCGGGGCAAAGTCGACGACGGTGTTgattgagggaggtgaggatcCGGTTGAAAGGGGCCTGTGGCAGCTGGCCGAGAATGCGGTCAAAAATGGCTCGATTGAGAGGTTCTGCTTTGCGGATAGGCCCGGTATGGCTTGGAGTGACACTGCTCCGTCGCCACTCTCGGCCAGCATGGCTTCGGATGTCTTGGGGGAGACATTGTCgagggctggagaggagggtccCTGGGTTTTGGTCAGTGCTGGGATTGGGTCGATCTACTCGAGAGTGTTCAGCTCAAGACACGGAGAAGATGTGAGGGGCTTGTTGATGATTGACCCGCTTCATGAGGATCTGCTCTCAAGAGTTGGAGACCCAGGCCGTGGGTTCTTGCTCTGGCTGAGAGGCGTCATCTCGCCGTGTGGAATTGATAGAATCCTCGGTGCGCTACTCAGAGGGAGACGCTCCGTGGACCGAGTTTGGGGCCGTGCCTCGTATCAATCtggcaccaccatctttgCCAAACTGCAGGAAAGTCTGGTGGCCGACTCTCTCACGAAGCGAGACGTTGCTTCAAGCCGGGCCATTCAGGACAAGGAGACGCCACTGGTTATTATTAGCTCTGGGGAACAAATAAGACGGGATGGTGAGTGGGAAGCTAAG CAACGGGATTTAAGCCACCTTACCAGGAAGCTGGAAGACTGGAATATTGTGGACAAGGCTCCCCATCGTGTCTGGGATACCCTCGAGGGGAGAGACGTCATCGAAAGGAGGCTGAAGAAATTGGTAAAGGCCTAA
- a CDS encoding uncharacterized protein (EggNog:ENOG503PICV): MDPTYRTSYPPAMSGANPEATDPQHRSKSRKSSKSTSVKSSSKKQQPPSPIKDRSRSEGGGGGKLLGKVSKLTGWLSTSEPSTQALLSHQKEAFRKAGIPLTDSEAHSKLRAPIGEIPSDAITSTTGPDPEELLRRRKEERRRKERRGSELTAGGSIRSGGSVGSGSLSGYSMSGGSGSFRKGEVSGLSPVGGDGGQQQVPWNYGGMTNGSEGEVFSRG, from the coding sequence ATGGACCCAACCTACCGCACCTCCTACCCCCCAGCCATGTCCGGCGCAAACCCAGAAGCAACAGACCCCCAACACCGGTCCAAATCCCGCAAAAGCAGCAAATCAACCTCTgtcaaatcctcctccaagaaacaacagcccccctccccaatcaaAGACAGGAGTCGAAGCGaaggcggaggtggagggaaaCTCCTGGGAAAGgtctccaaactcacgggCTGGCTCTCAACATCCGAGCCCTCCACGCAAGCTCTTCTGTCACACCAAAAAGAAGCTTTCCGCAAGGCGGGGATCCCCCTGACGGATAGTGAAGCTCACTCCAAGCTCAGAGCACCGATAGGGGAGATCCCTTCTGATGCGATCACCTCGACGACGGGGCCTGATCCGGAGGAACTgctcaggaggaggaaggaagagaggaggagaaaagagaggagggggagtgagCTGACCGCGGGGGGGAGTATAAGGAGTGGGGGGAGTGTTGGAAGTGGGAGTTTGTCTGGGTATAGTATgagtggggggagtgggagttttaggaagggggaggtgtcgGGGTTAAGTCCGGTtggcggggatgggggcCAGCAGCAAGTGCCGTGGAATTATGGTGGGATGACAAATGGCAGTGAAGGGGAGGTCTTTTCGAGGGGATAA
- a CDS encoding uncharacterized protein (EggNog:ENOG503P3KP) — protein MPGITIINDGTQATPASGAAHGSGPGSAPQQQPSQPQPPPPNSSSRQAPQRHQQPPQLPTTITTPRAPSPIRPPISPITPKLDPTKPTLPPHLPKETPIPPPTIPDFSLSCPPLSHTSQPQAQTAIPPPQPVPLDFDSNPDVLALKSAISILQLQRQRAQADIQSLHKAKLSALSDPASFVADLTTGKVGQKEEGLFGGSPPSDSDSDDSDEDTKKQDGEEKEKEPAWRKLPKPQTVVRCPPINWNQYAIVGESLDKLHAEQLKAPTPGVPVVMTGGSNQGMAGRFEFTAGQQGGGGGGAGGGLVGDNQPQKLVGIAAPYVPGRDKIEKKRGGKRS, from the coding sequence ATGcccggcatcaccatcataAACGACGGAACACAGGCTACGCCGGCCTCCGGCGCGGCGCACGGTTCCGGACCCGGCTCCgcacctcaacaacaaccatctcaacctcaaccaccaccaccaaactcatCATCACGACAAGCACCAcaacgccatcaacaaccaccacaactccCCACCACGATCACAACCCCCagagcaccctccccaatccgCCCCCCAATATCCCCCATAACCCCCAAACTCGACCCCACCAAACcgaccctcccccctcacctcccaaaagaaacccccatcccaccccccaccatccccgacttctccctctcctgcccacccctctcccacacctcccaaccccaagcccaaaccgccatcccccctccccaaccagtcCCACTAGACTTCGACTCCAACCCCGACGTCCTAGCCCTCAAATCAGCAatctccatcctccaactccagcGCCAACGCGCCCAAGCAGACATCCAATCCCTCCACAAAGCTAAactctccgccctctccgaCCCAGCCTCCTTTGTCGCAGACCTCACAACCGGAAAGGTTGGCCAAAAGGAAGAGGGCCTATTCGGGGGATCACCGCCCTCCGACTCTGACTCTGACGACTCCGACGAGGACACTAAGAAgcaagatggagaggagaaggaaaaggagccAGCATGGAGGAAGTTACCCAAACCACAAACTGTCGTCCGATGCCCGCCTATAAACTGGAATCAGTACGCAATCGTGGGCGAGAGTTTGGATAAGTTACATGCTGAACAGCTCAAGGCGCCGACGCCGGGGGTTCCGGTTGTGATGACGGGGGGGTCAAACCAGGGGATGGCCGGGAGGTTCGAGTTTACGGCTGGGcagcagggtggtggtggtggaggtgcaggaggaggtttggtggGGGATAATCAGCCGCAGAAGTTGGTCGGGATCGCGGCGCCGTATGTGCCGGGGAGGGACAAgattgagaagaagaggggagggaagCGGTCGTGA
- a CDS encoding uncharacterized protein (COG:O; EggNog:ENOG503P01Z) has product MADQSVFRITKELSDLQKNSDLSLAVACRDIDVRNVKALIIGPHETPYEFGFFEFDFKFNKDYPRKSPTVTCTTTNSGRTRFNPNIYANGKVCLSILGTWRGEPGEEWSAAQGLESILLSIQSLMSTNPYENEPGFEDANESSDKKNQKDYVQKIRHETLRISVFQRLEEYLGMDAGGSINPMVPSDYDLDMDTLDEDSTPFLPFKDLCKRRFLWYYESYLAAVQKGKEETKDGQSFTRMPFEGASNSMEGKFNYPELERRLRNIKHALDAETDRWAAEGMEAKAKETTVAVNLYRQFEQVVESFKRADLPHNIELVDSNPFIWAVTYFGKPMTNLDGGLFRFRLHFSPRFPEEQPRVRFETRLFHHRISPDGTPCYVSAISKREDVKSHIEAVIDALEEENPPYDPRTLVNPEAFKLYWGGVDERRNYNRRLRRSVQQSMEDF; this is encoded by the exons ATGGCGGACCAGTCCGTCTTCCGGATCACAAAG GAGCTGAGTGACCTCCAGAAAAACTCGGATCTTT CTCTCGCCGTCGCTTGTCGTGACATAGATGTCCGAAACGTCAAGGCCCTTATCATTGGTCCCCACGAGACGCCGTATGAATTCGGCTTCTTCGAG TTCGACTTCAAGTTCAACAAGG ATTACCCCCGCAAGTCACCAACAGTCACTTGTACCACGACAAACTCTGGCCGTACCCGGTTTAACCCCAACATCTATGCTAATGGAAAAGTTTGCTT GTCGATTCTCGG GACATGGCGTGGAGAACCTGGTGAGGAGTGGTCAGCTGCGCAGGGCCTTGAGTCTATCCTCCTCTCGATCCAGAGCCTGATGTCTACGAATCCCTACGAAAACGAGCCCGGATTCGAAGATGCTAATGAGTCATCGGACAAGAAGAACCAGAAGGACTACGTCCAAAAG ATTCGGCATGAAACCCTCCGAATCTCGGTGTTTCAACGTCTCGAGGAGTATCTTGGGATGGATGCAGGCGGATCTATCAACCCAATGGTGCCAAGTGACTACGATCTCGACATGGATACGCTAGATGAGGATAGCACCCCGTTCCTGCCATTCAAGGATCTATGCAAGCGTCGCTTCCTGTGGTACTATGAGTCGTACCTCGCAGCCGTCcaaaaggggaaggaagagacCAAGGACGGGCAATCTTTCACCAGGATGCCTTTTGAAGGAGCTAGCAACTCGATGGAGGGAAAGTTCAACTACCCAGAACTGGAGAGGCGGCTGCGCAACATCAAACATGCTCTCGATGCGGAGACTGACCGATGGGCGGCTGAGGGAATGGAGGCCAAGGCTAAAGAGACCACCGTCGCGGTCAACCTCTATCGCCAGTTCGAGCAGGTGGTCGAGTCCTTCAAGCGTGCCGACCTCCCGCACAACATCGAGCTGGTCGACAGCAACCCCTTTATCTGGGCAGTCACTTATTTCGGGAAGCCCATGACGAATCTCGATGGTGGGCTGTTCAGATTCAGGCTTCACTTCAGCCCCAGGTTCCCAGAAGAACAGCCTCGTGTTAGATTTGAGACCCGTCTCTTCCACCATAGGATATCCCCTGATGGAACGCCATGCTATGTTTCTGCGATCAGTAAGAGAGAGGATGTGAAGTCTCACATTGAGGCGGTGATTGAtgctttggaggaggagaaccCTCCGTACGATCCTCGGACGCTGGTCAATCCGGAAGCCTTCAAGCTGTACTGGGGAGGAGTGGACGAGCGCCGCAACTACAACAGGCGTCTTCGTCGCTCGGTTCAGCAGTCTATGGA GGACTTTTAA